In one window of Micromonospora cathayae DNA:
- a CDS encoding lasso peptide biosynthesis B2 protein, which yields MSAPIMPQSVTASRRGTPVRARVAAGTALLLSLLPPAAICRILTQVVRGTRTPTPAEVLEWRDAVNRVSTRCAGNGCLQRSIAVVLLSRMFGAAPVWRTGFRPAPFAAHAWVAIGDTPIGEPAAVGHFLTVLEVVPRHRASPVAEKRSS from the coding sequence GTGAGCGCACCGATCATGCCCCAGTCCGTCACCGCGTCCCGCCGGGGAACTCCGGTCCGCGCCCGTGTCGCCGCGGGCACCGCCCTGCTGCTGTCCCTGCTGCCACCGGCAGCCATCTGCCGGATCCTGACGCAGGTGGTCCGCGGCACCCGTACGCCCACCCCCGCCGAGGTGCTGGAGTGGCGCGACGCGGTCAACCGGGTCAGCACTCGCTGCGCCGGCAACGGCTGCCTGCAGCGTTCCATCGCGGTGGTGCTGCTGTCCCGCATGTTCGGTGCGGCGCCCGTGTGGCGAACCGGCTTCCGCCCGGCACCGTTCGCGGCCCACGCCTGGGTCGCGATCGGTGACACCCCGATCGGCGAGCCCGCCGCCGTCGGGCACTTCCTCACCGTTCTTGAGGTGGTGCCCCGACACCGCGCCTCACCGGTCGCCGAGAAGAGGTCTTCGTGA
- a CDS encoding PqqD family peptide modification chaperone, translating to MVQLKAGLAIVEVEDGRVLLDTRRGVYWHLNLPALTLIEELGRGRPFDDLIRGIAAETGTDEGTVRSDHLALVYELREAKLIEGDL from the coding sequence ATGGTCCAACTCAAGGCTGGGCTGGCCATCGTGGAAGTCGAGGATGGCAGGGTCCTGCTCGACACCCGCCGTGGCGTGTACTGGCACCTCAACCTGCCCGCCCTCACTTTGATCGAGGAACTGGGCCGAGGGCGTCCCTTCGATGACCTCATCCGAGGTATCGCCGCGGAGACGGGTACCGACGAGGGCACGGTGCGCTCCGATCACCTGGCCCTCGTGTACGAATTGCGCGAGGCGAAACTGATCGAGGGCGACCTGTGA